The genomic region GTGCTCCGCTTTTGTACTCATCGCGAAATTACCGTGCCTCTTATTGCGCGCCTTTCACTCATCTCCCACGACTGTCTACCCATGATTACCAATCTCCAAATGGAGCCTGGCGTCCCCCTCTCTCGTGAAATATCCTCTTTGATCCTACGTGAGCTCAACGAGGCCCAAGACCATTCTTCCTTTATGAATATACAGTTGCGCCGACTCTGTCTACAAATTAATGCCTGCGCACTCATGGGTTATAGTGGTGTACAAATCAAAGGTATTAAAAACGCGGTTGAACTCCATCAAGTCATGATTCGGATGAGAACTTGCATGGAAGAAATCATCAGCCTCGAACAATTTTACCAAGAATGGGATACACTCAATCAATCCGTCTCATTCTCCCCGGGAAGTAGCATCCTCCAATCATTGCCGAACCAAGATATCAAGAGCTCCAATGTCGCTCAAACTGGCACTTATTATATTTATAAGAAATCAGAAATGCGTCCCGTCGATGAATCCTTATCGAGTGATAATACTGATGACTTAATCTACGCTGAATTTAATCACCCCTCAGAATTTGAAGTGTTTCGTACTAAACTCGCGAAAAAACTCAATCTTGATGAAAAAGACGGCTCTATTGCCCGCCTTCTCAAAAAAACCTTAACCGGTGTTTCTGGTAATGGCCCTGCAGACTTAGTAAAAACTCAATTTACTGATTTGAGTACTTGCCCAAAAAACTTATCCATGGCAGCTGTGGCGGTAGCACAAGTACCGACCTTTGCGAAGATGGCAAAAGCAATTGCATTCATCTCGAGCGCATTGGCATGGCCGCATCTCTAAATCAGCTTGATCTCCTGGAGCATCCAAGTGACTGAGGATGATTTCCTAAAAGATCTCTTTTCTAAACTCCCCACCGGCGACTCTAATCTTACGGTCCCAAATGGAGATGACACTGCCGCTTTTCGTTCCACTACTGGCATGCACACACTTATTGCCTGTGACCAACTGATTGAAGGCCGTCACTACCTCAGCGACACTCCCCCCAAAATTTGTGGTGCAAAACTATTAAAAAGAAACCTAAGCGATATCGCTGCTATGGGCGGAATACCTAAATACGCCGTCCTAAGCTGCAATGTCAATAATGATTGCCCCGAGCAATGGCTAAAAGATTTTCATCAAGGCTTACTCGACTGCGCACAGCAATACAATGTGCAACTCATTGGAGGTGACTTAGCCTCTAGTCCTGGCCCCAATG from Lentisphaera profundi harbors:
- a CDS encoding methylenetetrahydrofolate reductase, with amino-acid sequence MTQDDEQLNINFNESNPFQDALAGGKFSVIIELAPPLEGEGDSDNMFTLEKIAEECSRHQEIVGVSVSDRTDGPTHMSSSKLAERLSRISNKPAISHISGQGHDQASFEEEVASASSAGINNLLLLSGTLKEGEDKYFESTEQLRSCSAKWAKINTGAAVNPFKYSVNSSFAQYLKMIQKINSGAKFITTQAGLDMRKYDEVLRFCTHREITVPLIARLSLISHDCLPMITNLQMEPGVPLSREISSLILRELNEAQDHSSFMNIQLRRLCLQINACALMGYSGVQIKGIKNAVELHQVMIRMRTCMEEIISLEQFYQEWDTLNQSVSFSPGSSILQSLPNQDIKSSNVAQTGTYYIYKKSEMRPVDESLSSDNTDDLIYAEFNHPSEFEVFRTKLAKKLNLDEKDGSIARLLKKTLTGVSGNGPADLVKTQFTDLSTCPKNLSMAAVAVAQVPTFAKMAKAIAFISSALAWPHL